The Geotalea uraniireducens Rf4 genome window below encodes:
- a CDS encoding electron transfer flavoprotein subunit beta/FixA family protein, which produces MNILVCIKQVPDMESRFKINSEGVWYDEADLAYRMNEYDEYAVEQAVRLKEQLGGEPVITVLSIGPDRVVEALKKALAMGCDRGVHVRDNHHYRKDPWQMASIIAAYAKDQGFDLIFTGMQSQDRGSAQVGVTVAELLGYACATTLVGFAFDNGVVTAKRELEGGTKGVVKLRLPALVTCQLGLNIPRYPTLPNIMKAKKKEILALPVADLLKEEGLVTTERMYPPAKKGGGIVLEGDVGDLADRLIGILKEKTAVLR; this is translated from the coding sequence ATGAACATACTAGTCTGCATAAAACAGGTTCCGGATATGGAATCACGGTTCAAGATCAATTCTGAAGGGGTCTGGTACGACGAGGCCGATCTTGCCTATCGCATGAACGAATACGACGAATATGCGGTGGAGCAGGCGGTGCGGCTCAAGGAGCAGCTGGGGGGCGAGCCCGTGATTACCGTCCTCTCCATCGGCCCCGACCGGGTTGTTGAAGCGCTCAAGAAGGCGCTGGCCATGGGGTGCGACCGGGGTGTTCATGTCCGGGACAACCACCACTACCGGAAAGATCCCTGGCAGATGGCGTCCATCATCGCCGCATATGCCAAAGACCAGGGTTTCGACCTGATCTTCACCGGCATGCAGTCCCAGGACCGTGGCTCGGCCCAGGTGGGGGTGACCGTGGCCGAACTGCTCGGCTATGCCTGCGCCACCACCCTGGTCGGCTTTGCCTTCGATAACGGCGTGGTCACGGCGAAGAGGGAGCTGGAGGGTGGGACCAAGGGTGTGGTGAAGCTCAGGCTGCCGGCGCTCGTTACCTGTCAGCTGGGCCTGAATATCCCCCGTTATCCGACCCTCCCCAACATCATGAAAGCGAAGAAGAAGGAGATCCTCGCCCTGCCGGTTGCGGATCTGCTCAAGGAAGAGGGGCTTGTCACCACCGAACGGATGTACCCGCCGGCAAAGAAGGGAGGAGGCATCGTCCTGGAAGGGGATGTCGGCGACCTGGCCGACCGGCTGATCGGGATATTGAAAGAAAAGACCGCCGTATTGCGCTGA
- a CDS encoding heterodisulfide reductase-related iron-sulfur binding cluster, with product MEATREIYWNVGYGVILPMYLFTAIAVAACAYGFYKRVEVYRQGKELNRLDNLSERIVLLVKNLFGQIRVLRVSGPGVPHALFFWGFVILFIGTLLVMAQADFSQPLFNVVILKGSFYKLYSLLLDLAGFVALLMLFGLSLRRFLVRPEGLKTTRDDYLMHILLTAILLTGFFAEGVRIAATELKNNPELARFSPIGLFVANQFAGLDDQSLKQLHKLWWWVHFFLVMGFIVTIPFSKFRHLFTTPANYLLTDLREKGVIATINLEEEGAEHFGVDKVADLSWKDIFDADACTSCKRCQDRCPAWTTDKPLSPMKVVQQIGEVAFGNSGANLIETVSQDALWSCTTCRSCQEICPANVEHVNKILDMRRNLVLMQGEFPGEEVMVAVNNIEVNGNPFGMAYAGRGDWTAGLDVQVMADGADVDILYFVGCYASFDKRNQEVARSFIKICNAAGVRVGILGKEEKCCGEPLRKLGNEYLYQMTAGENIELIKAYEVKKIVTTCPHCLNTLGRDYRDLGLDVAVEHYTVFIESLINKGALPMEPHQFDYTYHDSCYLGRYKDITREPRNVLHAAGGRITEMKKSGYESFCCGAGGGRILAEEKLGSRINVTRVRMAQETGAPLLISNCPFCLTMFEDGIKTGDCEGELKVRDLAEVVAERIIL from the coding sequence ATGGAAGCAACCAGGGAAATCTATTGGAATGTGGGGTACGGGGTGATCCTCCCCATGTATCTGTTCACCGCCATTGCCGTTGCTGCCTGCGCCTATGGGTTCTATAAACGGGTGGAGGTCTATCGGCAGGGTAAAGAGCTCAATCGTCTCGATAACCTTTCCGAGCGCATCGTGCTGCTGGTGAAGAATCTCTTCGGCCAGATCAGGGTTCTGCGCGTGTCGGGGCCCGGGGTCCCCCACGCGCTCTTTTTCTGGGGCTTTGTCATTCTCTTCATCGGTACGCTCCTGGTCATGGCCCAGGCCGATTTCTCCCAGCCGCTCTTCAATGTGGTGATCCTCAAGGGGAGCTTCTACAAGCTCTACTCGCTGCTCCTCGACCTGGCCGGTTTCGTCGCCCTGCTCATGCTCTTCGGCCTTTCCCTGCGCCGCTTCCTGGTCAGGCCGGAAGGGCTCAAGACCACCAGAGACGACTACCTGATGCATATCCTTCTGACCGCCATCCTCCTCACCGGCTTCTTTGCCGAAGGGGTGCGGATCGCCGCCACAGAGCTGAAGAACAACCCTGAACTCGCCCGCTTCTCACCCATCGGCCTCTTCGTTGCCAACCAGTTTGCCGGCCTCGACGATCAGTCACTAAAGCAGCTGCACAAGTTGTGGTGGTGGGTCCATTTCTTCCTTGTAATGGGGTTCATCGTCACCATCCCGTTCAGCAAATTCCGGCACCTCTTCACCACCCCGGCCAACTATCTCCTCACCGACCTGCGGGAAAAAGGGGTCATCGCCACCATCAACCTGGAGGAAGAAGGGGCCGAGCATTTCGGGGTGGACAAGGTCGCCGACCTCTCCTGGAAGGATATTTTCGACGCCGATGCCTGCACCAGCTGCAAACGGTGCCAGGACCGCTGCCCGGCCTGGACCACCGACAAGCCGTTGTCGCCGATGAAGGTGGTGCAGCAGATCGGGGAAGTAGCCTTTGGCAACTCCGGGGCCAACCTGATCGAGACCGTCAGCCAGGATGCCCTCTGGTCATGCACCACCTGCCGATCCTGCCAGGAAATCTGCCCGGCCAATGTGGAGCACGTGAACAAGATCCTGGATATGAGGCGGAACCTGGTGCTGATGCAGGGGGAATTTCCCGGCGAAGAGGTGATGGTGGCCGTCAACAACATCGAGGTGAACGGCAACCCCTTCGGCATGGCCTATGCCGGCCGCGGCGACTGGACCGCTGGCCTCGATGTGCAGGTGATGGCCGACGGCGCCGACGTGGACATCCTTTACTTCGTCGGCTGCTACGCCTCCTTCGACAAGCGCAACCAGGAGGTGGCGAGGAGCTTCATCAAGATTTGCAACGCCGCCGGTGTCAGGGTGGGAATCCTCGGCAAAGAGGAGAAATGCTGCGGCGAGCCGCTGAGAAAGCTCGGTAACGAATATCTCTACCAGATGACCGCCGGCGAGAACATCGAGCTGATCAAGGCCTACGAGGTAAAGAAGATCGTTACCACCTGCCCCCACTGTCTCAATACCCTGGGGCGGGATTACAGGGACCTGGGGCTGGACGTGGCGGTCGAACACTACACCGTCTTCATCGAGAGCCTCATCAACAAGGGGGCACTGCCCATGGAGCCGCATCAGTTCGACTATACCTACCACGACTCCTGCTACCTGGGGAGATACAAGGACATCACCCGGGAGCCGCGCAACGTCCTCCACGCTGCCGGCGGAAGGATCACCGAGATGAAGAAGTCCGGCTACGAGAGCTTTTGCTGCGGCGCCGGCGGTGGCCGGATCCTGGCCGAGGAGAAGCTGGGGAGCCGGATCAACGTCACGCGTGTGCGGATGGCTCAAGAGACCGGGGCACCGCTTCTGATCTCCAACTGCCCCTTCTGTCTGACCATGTTCGAGGATGGCATCAAGACCGGCGACTGCGAAGGGGAGCTTAAGGTGCGGGATCTGGCGGAGGTCGTTGCCGAAAGAATCATACTGTAG
- a CDS encoding acyl-CoA dehydrogenase has translation MDFELSQDHKVLQDAVRDFVEKEIKPIAMQIDEEHMIPDELVKKMGEMGFLGSYLPDEYGGAGLDMLSYAIVVEEVSKACGSSGVLISAHTSLACGPIYTFGTEEQKQKWLPALNTGEIIGCFLLTEPDAGSDAGAISTTYKRDGNDFVINGSKIFITNGGYKGTGVLFATHDKSLKHKGVSAFIIDLQSPGVEILKNEKKLGIRGSYTTAFALDNVRIPAENLLGQEGQGFKIAMDTLNGGRIGIASQALGIAEGAFERALAYSKERKQFGAPICDLQAIQFKLADMWARIETSKLMTYKAACLKDAKKSYTMESAMCKMLASEAATYVTKEAIQIHGGYGFIVDYEVERMYRDAKITEIYEGTNEVQRVVISKMLLA, from the coding sequence ATGGATTTCGAGTTGAGCCAGGACCACAAAGTGCTGCAGGACGCTGTTCGCGATTTCGTTGAGAAGGAGATCAAGCCGATTGCCATGCAGATCGACGAGGAACACATGATCCCCGACGAGCTGGTGAAGAAGATGGGGGAGATGGGGTTCCTCGGCAGTTATCTCCCCGATGAGTACGGCGGGGCCGGGCTGGACATGCTTTCCTACGCCATCGTCGTCGAGGAGGTCTCCAAGGCCTGCGGTTCCAGCGGCGTCCTGATTTCGGCCCACACCTCCCTGGCCTGCGGCCCGATCTACACCTTCGGCACCGAAGAGCAGAAGCAGAAGTGGCTCCCGGCGCTGAATACGGGGGAGATCATCGGCTGTTTCCTCCTGACCGAGCCGGACGCGGGGAGCGACGCCGGCGCCATATCCACCACCTACAAGCGGGATGGGAACGATTTCGTCATCAACGGCTCCAAGATATTCATCACCAATGGGGGGTACAAAGGCACCGGCGTCCTCTTCGCTACCCATGACAAGAGTCTCAAGCATAAGGGGGTCTCGGCCTTCATCATCGACCTTCAGTCGCCGGGGGTCGAAATTCTCAAGAACGAGAAGAAGCTGGGCATCCGCGGCAGTTACACCACCGCCTTTGCCCTGGATAACGTGCGGATTCCGGCGGAGAACCTTTTGGGGCAGGAAGGGCAGGGGTTCAAGATCGCCATGGACACCCTGAACGGTGGCCGGATCGGCATTGCCTCCCAGGCGCTCGGCATTGCCGAAGGGGCCTTCGAGCGGGCCCTGGCCTACTCCAAGGAGCGGAAGCAGTTCGGCGCTCCCATCTGCGATCTGCAGGCGATCCAGTTCAAGCTGGCCGACATGTGGGCCCGGATCGAGACGAGCAAGCTGATGACCTACAAGGCCGCCTGCCTCAAGGATGCCAAGAAAAGCTACACCATGGAGTCGGCCATGTGCAAGATGCTTGCCTCGGAGGCAGCCACCTATGTCACCAAGGAAGCGATCCAGATCCACGGCGGCTACGGTTTCATCGTTGATTACGAGGTGGAGCGGATGTACCGCGACGCCAAGATTACCGAGATCTACGAGGGGACTAATGAGGTGCAGAGAGTAGTCATCTCGAAAATGCTGCTGGCGTAA
- a CDS encoding enoyl-CoA hydratase/isomerase family protein — METKNILFEITDGIALVTVNRPESLNALNSQVLGELECTLYEIEHDSEAQVVIITGAGEKAFVAGADIKEMAAMTAYEGHRFALQGQRVMLFIEKMTKPVIAAVNGYALGGGLELALACDIIYASENARVGFPEVTLGIIPGFGGTQNLSRLIGPNKARELVFSGRMIPAQKALAWGIVNEVFPRAELAGKVMDLAREIAKNGLLGVGYAKNAIVNGLNMVKEDGFRYESSLFGVLFATEDQKEGMGAFVEKRKAVFKGK; from the coding sequence ATGGAAACAAAAAATATCCTCTTCGAAATAACCGACGGCATCGCCCTGGTCACGGTCAACCGGCCGGAGAGCCTCAATGCCCTTAACAGCCAAGTGCTCGGAGAGCTGGAGTGCACTCTCTACGAGATTGAGCACGATTCCGAGGCTCAGGTGGTGATCATCACCGGCGCCGGGGAGAAGGCCTTCGTTGCCGGAGCCGACATCAAGGAGATGGCGGCAATGACGGCTTACGAGGGGCACCGGTTCGCCCTTCAGGGGCAGCGGGTGATGCTCTTCATCGAAAAGATGACCAAACCGGTCATCGCCGCGGTGAACGGCTATGCCCTTGGCGGCGGGCTGGAGCTGGCCCTGGCCTGCGACATCATCTACGCTTCGGAGAATGCCCGGGTCGGCTTCCCCGAGGTCACCCTCGGCATCATTCCCGGCTTCGGCGGCACCCAGAACCTCTCCCGGCTCATCGGCCCCAACAAGGCCAGAGAGCTGGTCTTCAGCGGCCGGATGATCCCGGCCCAGAAGGCCCTGGCGTGGGGGATCGTCAACGAGGTCTTCCCCCGGGCGGAACTTGCCGGCAAGGTGATGGACCTGGCCCGGGAGATCGCCAAAAATGGCCTTCTCGGGGTCGGTTACGCCAAGAATGCCATCGTCAACGGCCTGAACATGGTCAAAGAGGACGGCTTCCGCTACGAGAGTTCCCTGTTCGGCGTGCTGTTTGCCACCGAGGACCAGAAAGAGGGGATGGGGGCGTTCGTGGAGAAGCGGAAAGCGGTGTTCAAGGGGAAATAA
- a CDS encoding 3-hydroxybutyryl-CoA dehydrogenase, translating to MFKVVGVIGAGQMGSGIAHVFAQHAYQVLIYDISGAQLEKALKSIAQNLERQAKKGVIFETSIQGIMGRIAVTNDLNDFSVCDLVVEAVSENEALKFDLFRKLDEIVGKDAILASNTSSISITRIASVTRRPDKVVGMHFMNPVPVMQLVEVIRGLATSEETFQAISSLVDKLGKEMAVSQDYPGFIVNRILIPMINEAVFALYEGIASAEDIDKGMKLGTNQPMGPLTLADFIGLDTVLAICNVLHDGFKDPKYRPCPLLVKMVNAGYLGKKSGRGFYSY from the coding sequence ATGTTCAAGGTAGTCGGTGTTATAGGCGCAGGCCAGATGGGGAGCGGGATAGCGCATGTCTTTGCCCAGCATGCCTACCAGGTTCTGATTTACGACATTTCCGGGGCGCAGTTGGAAAAGGCGCTGAAATCCATCGCACAGAACCTGGAGCGGCAGGCGAAGAAGGGGGTTATCTTCGAGACCAGCATCCAGGGGATCATGGGACGGATCGCCGTGACCAATGATTTGAACGACTTTTCAGTCTGCGACCTGGTGGTGGAGGCGGTGAGCGAGAATGAGGCGCTCAAGTTCGACCTGTTCCGCAAGCTGGACGAGATCGTGGGCAAGGATGCCATCCTGGCTTCCAATACTTCTTCCATATCCATTACCAGGATCGCCTCCGTTACCAGGCGGCCCGACAAGGTGGTCGGCATGCACTTCATGAATCCGGTGCCGGTCATGCAACTGGTCGAGGTGATTCGGGGGCTCGCCACCAGCGAAGAGACCTTCCAGGCCATCAGTTCCCTGGTCGACAAGCTGGGGAAAGAGATGGCTGTTTCCCAGGATTATCCCGGCTTCATCGTCAACCGGATACTGATTCCGATGATCAACGAGGCGGTCTTCGCCCTCTACGAGGGGATCGCGTCGGCCGAGGACATCGACAAGGGGATGAAACTCGGCACCAACCAGCCGATGGGACCGCTCACCCTGGCGGACTTCATCGGCCTGGACACGGTGCTTGCCATCTGCAATGTGCTCCATGACGGTTTCAAGGACCCCAAATATCGCCCCTGCCCGTTGTTGGTGAAGATGGTCAATGCCGGCTATCTGGGGAAAAAATCGGGTAGAGGGTTTTATAGCTATTAA
- a CDS encoding thiolase family protein, which yields MKDVFVVESLRTPFGSFGGVLSDVEAPKLAATVIGAALERTGLDPAAVSEVILGQVLSGGAGQAPARQAMRLAGIPDGVHAMTINKVCGSGLKSIMLGAGSIMLGDSNLVVAGGMENMSLTPFILKKARYGYRMGHGELLDLMIYDGLQDPYSGKHMGDIAEAAVAKHGFSREEQDEFAVRSYRLAQEAVKGGVFKDEIVPVVKNGKKGDEVVADDEDPFKVDFAKLTQLRPAFKKDGAITAGNASSISDGAAVTLLADEGALKKHNLKPRARLVAYATYSMHPELYTDAPVGAIQAACARAGLKVADIDLFEINEAFAAVTMIAIKQLGLDPAKVNVNGGACAIGHPIGASGARLAATVIRELHRRQSRYGLATLCIGGGEAVAVIFERV from the coding sequence ATGAAAGACGTGTTTGTGGTTGAATCCCTGAGAACTCCATTCGGTTCTTTTGGCGGCGTGCTGTCGGACGTGGAAGCGCCGAAGCTGGCGGCAACGGTCATCGGTGCCGCGCTGGAACGGACCGGTCTTGACCCGGCGGCAGTCAGCGAAGTAATCCTTGGTCAGGTATTATCCGGCGGGGCGGGCCAAGCGCCGGCACGCCAGGCAATGCGGCTGGCGGGAATCCCTGACGGCGTTCACGCCATGACCATCAACAAGGTCTGCGGCAGCGGCCTCAAGTCGATCATGCTCGGCGCCGGTTCCATCATGCTCGGCGATTCGAACCTGGTTGTGGCTGGCGGCATGGAAAATATGTCGCTCACCCCCTTCATCCTGAAGAAGGCCCGCTACGGCTACCGGATGGGGCACGGCGAGCTTCTGGACCTGATGATTTATGACGGCTTGCAGGACCCGTACTCGGGGAAGCATATGGGCGATATCGCCGAGGCGGCCGTGGCGAAGCATGGTTTTTCCCGGGAGGAGCAGGATGAGTTCGCGGTCCGTTCGTACCGACTGGCCCAGGAGGCGGTGAAGGGCGGTGTGTTCAAGGACGAGATCGTCCCGGTGGTGAAAAACGGCAAGAAGGGGGATGAGGTTGTGGCGGACGACGAGGACCCGTTCAAGGTGGACTTCGCCAAGCTCACCCAGCTGCGGCCGGCATTCAAAAAAGACGGCGCCATCACCGCCGGCAACGCTTCCAGCATCAGCGACGGCGCGGCCGTGACGCTTCTGGCCGACGAAGGCGCCCTGAAAAAACACAACCTGAAGCCGCGGGCGCGGCTGGTCGCCTATGCCACCTACAGCATGCATCCCGAACTGTACACCGACGCCCCGGTGGGGGCGATCCAGGCGGCCTGCGCCAGGGCCGGGCTCAAGGTTGCCGACATCGACCTGTTCGAGATCAACGAGGCGTTTGCCGCGGTGACCATGATTGCCATAAAGCAACTGGGTCTCGACCCGGCGAAAGTCAACGTCAACGGCGGCGCCTGCGCCATCGGCCACCCCATCGGCGCCAGCGGCGCCAGGCTTGCGGCCACGGTCATTCGCGAACTGCACAGGCGGCAGTCACGCTACGGTCTGGCCACCCTCTGCATCGGCGGCGGAGAGGCGGTGGCGGTCATATTCGAAAGGGTTTAA
- a CDS encoding STAS-like domain-containing protein, whose amino-acid sequence MDIKDFILEAIYQNKTGHLSQTIAEKFNITRQAAQKHIKQLVDAGILIMTGSTKSAKYEFVKIVSEQKRFDLSPGITEDFPWRTFVRPLLDNLPGNIISICQYGFTEMFNNAIDHSGGSSVLVSVERTAYNIELVVSDDGIGIFRKITNDFKLDDELHAILELSKGKLTSDPSRHSGEGIFFTSRMFDRYNIISGKLHFSHTLTNTDWLHEGNNPHTGTGVIMDIRISSERTTRAIFNEFATVDHPGFYKTIVPVYLAQYGDENMISRSQAKRVLARVEKFREVVLDFERVKEIGQAFADEIFRVFRLANPHVHLIPVNANESVQWMIDRAIASSDAEVNQLSVKD is encoded by the coding sequence ATGGATATAAAAGATTTCATTTTGGAAGCCATTTACCAAAATAAAACAGGGCACCTTTCGCAGACAATAGCCGAAAAATTCAATATCACCCGGCAAGCAGCACAAAAACATATCAAACAACTTGTCGATGCTGGCATTCTTATTATGACTGGTTCTACAAAATCAGCAAAATATGAGTTTGTCAAAATTGTAAGTGAGCAGAAACGTTTTGATTTATCTCCAGGAATAACTGAAGATTTTCCATGGCGTACATTTGTCAGGCCGCTGCTGGACAATTTGCCGGGAAATATTATATCAATTTGTCAGTATGGTTTTACCGAGATGTTTAATAATGCCATTGACCATTCCGGAGGTAGTAGCGTTCTGGTGTCTGTTGAGAGAACAGCATACAATATAGAGTTAGTGGTAAGTGATGACGGTATTGGCATTTTCCGTAAAATAACTAATGATTTCAAGCTTGATGATGAATTACATGCAATACTCGAACTTTCGAAAGGGAAATTAACCTCAGACCCTTCTCGTCACAGTGGAGAAGGTATCTTTTTTACCAGCAGGATGTTTGACCGCTATAACATAATATCTGGGAAACTACATTTTTCGCATACATTAACAAATACAGATTGGTTGCATGAAGGGAACAACCCGCACACAGGGACAGGCGTTATTATGGATATAAGAATTTCTAGTGAACGAACAACACGGGCGATTTTCAACGAATTTGCAACTGTTGACCATCCCGGTTTTTATAAAACCATTGTTCCGGTATACCTAGCCCAGTACGGGGATGAGAATATGATTTCCCGTTCTCAGGCAAAACGAGTTCTGGCGCGTGTGGAGAAGTTTAGAGAGGTTGTCCTTGATTTTGAAAGGGTAAAAGAAATCGGGCAAGCTTTTGCCGATGAAATTTTCAGAGTTTTTAGACTGGCAAATCCTCACGTACATCTTATTCCAGTTAATGCAAATGAGTCCGTTCAATGGATGATTGACCGCGCCATCGCTTCCAGTGATGCGGAAGTTAATCAACTTAGTGTTAAAGATTGA
- a CDS encoding methyl-accepting chemotaxis protein produces the protein MVKKQLSFRTKVLLMVLASSIVLALVVSALFLKEYFTTYNNFIGSYKKSLYADFDRLARSEVEISLSMLQRVFERSQKGEITLDEAKKQGADLLRNIKYGQDGYIWADTTEGVNVVMLGKPIEGTNRFNLQDAKGKYLIQEIIKNGMQQDGGFTDYWYPKKDGPTPFPKRSYSRLFAPFGWVIGTGNYVDDIEAIVAKAAEENLRALKKGVYQILGATFVILIGISVISIFLTKRLLQHIGTEPMLLEDIAERVSRGDLTVSLDDAECGIYGAMKRMVENLRIIMERVNRSSMEVSAASAELQANARQTAENSGDVVSQAGSVSTASEEMAATSSEIANNCHMAVTSSEQASNAAQKGAEIVKLTVNGMNQIAVKVRDSAKVVELLGNRSEQIGEIVGTIEDIADQTNLLALNAAIEAARAGEQGRGFAVVADEVRALAERTTKATREIGEMIKNIQSETKLAVKAMEEGVKEVEVGTTEAAKSGEALEEILIQISGVTMQINQIATAAEEQTATTREITNNIQSISDVVQMSAKSSQEVSLAAAQLSELSEELKGLVTQFNT, from the coding sequence ATGGTAAAAAAACAGTTAAGTTTCCGTACCAAGGTCCTGTTGATGGTGTTAGCGAGCAGTATCGTCCTGGCGCTGGTCGTAAGCGCATTATTCCTGAAGGAATATTTTACGACGTATAACAATTTTATAGGTTCGTACAAGAAATCCCTCTATGCGGACTTCGATCGGCTTGCCAGGAGCGAAGTCGAGATTTCTCTAAGCATGCTGCAACGGGTCTTTGAGCGGAGCCAGAAGGGGGAAATTACCCTTGATGAAGCCAAAAAACAGGGCGCTGACCTGTTGCGAAACATCAAATACGGCCAGGACGGCTATATATGGGCCGACACCACCGAAGGGGTGAACGTCGTCATGCTCGGCAAGCCGATCGAGGGGACCAATCGCTTCAATCTTCAGGATGCAAAGGGGAAATACCTCATCCAGGAAATAATCAAGAACGGCATGCAGCAGGATGGCGGCTTTACCGACTACTGGTACCCGAAAAAAGATGGTCCTACGCCGTTTCCCAAGAGGAGCTATTCCCGGCTTTTTGCCCCGTTCGGCTGGGTTATCGGTACCGGCAATTATGTGGATGACATCGAAGCGATCGTGGCAAAAGCTGCCGAAGAAAATCTGCGCGCCCTGAAAAAGGGTGTTTATCAGATTCTCGGCGCGACATTCGTAATTTTGATCGGCATTTCTGTAATATCGATCTTTTTGACAAAAAGGCTGCTGCAGCATATCGGCACCGAGCCGATGCTGCTTGAAGACATCGCCGAAAGGGTGTCGAGAGGGGATTTGACGGTATCTCTGGATGATGCGGAATGCGGCATTTACGGCGCCATGAAGCGGATGGTCGAAAATCTCCGCATAATCATGGAACGGGTAAATCGCAGTTCCATGGAGGTTTCTGCAGCCTCTGCCGAACTCCAGGCAAACGCCAGGCAGACAGCGGAAAACTCCGGCGATGTGGTGAGTCAGGCCGGAAGCGTATCGACAGCCAGCGAGGAGATGGCTGCCACCAGTTCCGAGATTGCCAACAATTGCCACATGGCGGTGACAAGCTCCGAGCAGGCCAGCAACGCAGCGCAGAAGGGAGCTGAAATCGTCAAGTTGACGGTGAATGGCATGAATCAAATCGCAGTAAAGGTCAGGGATTCGGCAAAGGTGGTCGAACTGCTCGGCAACCGCTCGGAACAGATCGGTGAAATTGTCGGCACCATTGAAGATATAGCCGACCAGACCAATCTCCTGGCGCTTAACGCGGCCATAGAGGCGGCCAGGGCCGGCGAGCAGGGTAGGGGCTTTGCCGTTGTCGCCGACGAGGTGCGTGCCCTTGCAGAGCGGACCACCAAGGCTACCCGGGAAATCGGCGAAATGATCAAGAACATTCAGTCCGAAACCAAGCTGGCTGTCAAGGCGATGGAGGAGGGGGTCAAGGAGGTTGAAGTGGGCACGACAGAGGCTGCCAAGTCAGGCGAAGCGCTGGAAGAAATCCTCATTCAGATAAGCGGCGTGACGATGCAGATAAATCAGATTGCAACGGCAGCCGAGGAGCAAACCGCAACAACCCGTGAGATTACCAATAACATCCAGTCTATCTCCGATGTGGTGCAAATGAGTGCCAAGAGCTCGCAGGAGGTCAGTCTTGCTGCGGCCCAGCTTTCCGAGCTATCGGAAGAACTGAAGGGATTGGTTACACAGTTCAATACGTAG